Proteins encoded by one window of Synechococcus sp. WH 7805:
- a CDS encoding ATPase, T2SS/T4P/T4SS family encodes MSDVRRRLELELLLKRAIPGTLSSADEPDLLNDLAAMGLDPTRHGELTAALSSLLKPARAEPGQAPDDNDENTESIADTATSYLAEFTVDGVLEDDPDQAALQSSSIVDLEDGLNDADRSPVINLVDRILMQALQLGASDIHVEPQQAGLQLRFRQDGVLQSSIEPLPSRLVPAVTSRFKIMADLDIAERRMAQDGRIRRRFQHRTVDFRVNCLPSRFGEKIVLRLLDSSATQLGLDKLITSESTLDTVRSLGSKPFGMILVTGPTGSGKSTTLYSLLAERNDPGINISTVEDPIEYTLPGITQCQVNREKGFDFSQALRAFMRQDPDVLLVGETRDLETAKTAIEAALTGHLVLTTLHCNDAPSAIARLDEMGVEPFMVSASLIGIVSQRLLRRVCPDCRIPYHPKAEELGRFGLMTSNEEGVTFFKPNHREGHPDACPTCQGSGYKGRVGVYEVLRMNEVMAAAVAKGATTDMVRQLALESGMKTLLGYSLDLVREGRTTLEEVGRMVLTDAGLESERRARALSTLSCSGCGGGLQEGWLECPYCLTPRQ; translated from the coding sequence GTGAGTGACGTTCGCCGACGTTTGGAACTGGAACTGCTGCTGAAGCGAGCGATCCCTGGGACTCTCAGCAGCGCTGACGAACCGGATCTTCTGAACGATCTCGCGGCGATGGGACTGGATCCCACTCGCCATGGCGAACTGACTGCGGCGCTTAGCAGCCTTCTCAAGCCAGCAAGGGCGGAACCCGGTCAGGCCCCAGACGACAACGACGAAAACACGGAGAGCATCGCCGACACGGCCACCTCCTATCTCGCGGAATTCACCGTGGACGGGGTACTGGAAGACGACCCCGATCAAGCCGCGCTGCAGTCTTCCTCCATCGTGGATCTGGAAGACGGACTGAACGATGCGGATCGTTCACCGGTGATCAATCTCGTGGACCGGATCCTGATGCAGGCGCTGCAGCTGGGAGCCAGCGATATTCACGTGGAGCCCCAGCAGGCTGGGCTGCAATTGCGCTTCCGCCAGGACGGCGTTCTGCAGAGCAGCATCGAACCTCTGCCGAGCCGCTTGGTACCGGCGGTGACCTCCCGCTTCAAAATCATGGCGGACTTAGATATTGCTGAACGGCGCATGGCCCAGGACGGGCGAATCCGGCGCAGATTCCAGCACCGCACCGTGGACTTCAGGGTGAATTGCCTGCCCAGCCGATTTGGGGAAAAGATCGTGTTACGCCTGCTGGATAGCTCCGCCACTCAGCTAGGCCTCGACAAGCTGATCACGAGTGAGTCAACGCTTGACACCGTGCGATCCCTGGGTTCCAAACCCTTCGGAATGATCCTGGTGACCGGGCCCACCGGATCGGGGAAATCCACCACGCTCTATTCCCTGCTGGCGGAACGCAACGACCCCGGGATCAATATCTCCACAGTGGAGGATCCGATCGAATACACCCTCCCAGGCATAACCCAATGCCAAGTGAACCGGGAGAAAGGTTTCGATTTCAGCCAGGCGCTGCGGGCCTTCATGCGCCAGGACCCGGATGTGCTGCTCGTGGGGGAGACCCGTGACTTGGAAACAGCCAAGACGGCCATCGAAGCAGCACTGACAGGTCACCTCGTGCTCACCACGTTGCATTGCAACGACGCTCCCAGTGCCATCGCCCGACTGGATGAGATGGGCGTTGAACCCTTCATGGTGAGCGCGTCACTGATCGGCATCGTGTCCCAGCGATTGCTGCGGCGTGTCTGCCCGGACTGCCGCATTCCTTACCACCCGAAAGCTGAGGAACTTGGTCGGTTCGGTTTGATGACCAGCAATGAGGAGGGCGTGACGTTCTTCAAACCCAACCACCGAGAAGGGCATCCGGACGCATGTCCCACCTGTCAGGGGAGCGGCTACAAGGGCCGGGTGGGGGTTTATGAGGTGCTGCGCATGAATGAAGTGATGGCTGCTGCGGTGGCCAAGGGAGCCACCACCGACATGGTGCGCCAGCTGGCCCTGGAATCAGGGATGAAAACACTGTTGGGCTACAGCCTTGATCTGGTTCGCGAAGGGCGCACCACCCTGGAGGAAGTCGGCCGCATGGTGCTCACTGATGCAGGCCTCGAATCCGAACGCCGGGCCCGAGCCCTGAGCACGCTCAGCTGCAGCGGATGTGGTGGCGGACTTCAGGAAGGTTGGCTGGAATGTCCGTACTGCCTTACCCCACGCCAATGA
- a CDS encoding type IV pilus twitching motility protein PilT, whose amino-acid sequence MELMIEDLMQELVEAGGSDLHIASGQPPYGRFSGQLRPMRDEPLMEESCNRLIFSMLNNSQRKTLEQTWELDCAYGLKGVARFRVNVYRQKGSYAACLRALGSKIPSIELLNLPPVVVETSKRPRGLVLVTGPTWSGKTTTLAALLDHINHSRAEHILTIEDPIEFVYKSDQSLVHQRQLNEDTRSFANALRAALREDPDVILVGEMRDLETIQLAISAAETGHLVFGTLHTSSAAQTVDRMVDVFPPAQQTQIRVQLSGSLVAVFSQTLCRRRNPAPGQFGRVMAQEIMINTPAIANLIREGKTAQLYSQIQTGGELGMQTLEKALADLINRGDITLQEARAKASKPSELDRLAAG is encoded by the coding sequence ATGGAACTGATGATCGAGGACCTGATGCAGGAGCTGGTGGAGGCAGGCGGCAGCGACCTTCACATCGCCAGCGGTCAACCCCCCTACGGCCGCTTCAGCGGCCAGTTGCGGCCCATGCGCGACGAGCCCCTGATGGAGGAAAGCTGCAACCGGCTGATCTTCTCCATGCTTAACAACAGCCAGCGCAAAACACTCGAACAGACCTGGGAGCTCGACTGTGCCTACGGACTCAAAGGCGTGGCCCGCTTCCGGGTGAATGTATACCGCCAGAAAGGCAGCTATGCCGCCTGTCTGCGCGCTCTCGGTAGCAAAATCCCCAGCATCGAACTGCTGAATCTTCCTCCCGTGGTGGTGGAAACGAGCAAACGCCCCCGGGGATTAGTGCTCGTGACCGGCCCGACTTGGTCAGGCAAAACCACCACCCTGGCGGCCCTGCTGGATCACATCAACCACAGCCGGGCGGAACACATCCTCACGATCGAGGATCCGATCGAATTCGTGTACAAGAGCGATCAGAGCCTGGTGCATCAACGCCAGCTCAACGAAGACACCCGCAGTTTCGCCAATGCACTGCGAGCAGCCCTGAGGGAAGACCCCGACGTCATCCTGGTGGGAGAAATGCGCGATCTGGAAACCATCCAGCTGGCGATCAGCGCTGCTGAAACCGGACACCTGGTGTTCGGCACGTTGCACACCAGCTCAGCGGCCCAGACCGTGGACCGCATGGTGGATGTGTTCCCTCCCGCTCAGCAGACCCAAATCCGCGTGCAGCTCTCGGGGAGCCTGGTAGCCGTGTTCTCTCAAACCCTATGCCGCCGCCGCAACCCTGCACCTGGACAATTCGGCCGGGTGATGGCGCAGGAAATCATGATCAACACGCCGGCCATCGCCAATCTCATCCGCGAAGGAAAAACCGCCCAGCTGTATTCACAGATTCAAACCGGTGGCGAACTGGGCATGCAGACCCTGGAGAAGGCGCTAGCAGATCTGATCAATCGAGGAGACATCACCCTTCAGGAGGCGCGGGCAAAGGCGAGCAAACCCTCCGAACTGGATCGGCTCGCGGCTGGTTGA
- a CDS encoding type II secretion system F family protein, with the protein MAKFTANYTSATGQTRSVIIRAKDVQTARKQLRRRGIKATELRAAETSAKRPQEAKASGGILSVDLGEMFQKPPGVKDKAVWASKLAALVDAGVPIVRSLDLMATQQKLPMFKKALTAVGLEVNQGTAMGAAMRQWPKVFDQLTVAMVEAGEAGGVLDESLKRLAKLLEDNARLQNQIKGALGYPVAVLVIAILVFLGMTIFLIPTFAGIFEDLGAELPLFTQLMVDLSKLLRSSAAILFAGALLVGIWLFSRYYSTHKGRRVVDRLMLKVPLFGDLIMKTATAQFCRIFSSLTRAGVPILMSLEISSETAGNSIISDAILESRALVQEGVLLSTALTRQKVLPDMALSMLSIGEETGEMDQMLSKVADFYEDEVSASVKALTSMLEPAMIVVVGGIVGSILLAMYLPMFTVFDQIQ; encoded by the coding sequence ATGGCCAAATTCACCGCCAACTACACCTCCGCCACCGGTCAGACGCGCTCGGTAATCATTCGGGCAAAGGATGTTCAGACGGCACGCAAACAACTCCGCCGCCGTGGCATTAAGGCAACAGAACTGAGGGCTGCCGAAACTTCAGCAAAACGCCCGCAAGAGGCCAAGGCCAGCGGTGGGATCCTGTCCGTGGATCTTGGGGAGATGTTCCAAAAGCCTCCAGGAGTGAAAGACAAAGCGGTCTGGGCCAGCAAACTGGCTGCGCTGGTGGATGCCGGTGTGCCGATCGTGCGCAGCCTCGATCTGATGGCCACCCAGCAGAAGCTGCCGATGTTCAAGAAGGCGCTCACCGCCGTGGGACTGGAAGTGAACCAGGGCACAGCCATGGGAGCTGCCATGCGCCAGTGGCCGAAGGTGTTTGATCAACTCACCGTCGCCATGGTGGAAGCCGGTGAGGCTGGCGGCGTGCTGGATGAGTCGCTGAAGCGTCTGGCCAAGCTGCTGGAAGACAACGCCCGATTGCAGAACCAGATCAAGGGAGCGCTTGGCTACCCGGTGGCCGTTCTGGTGATTGCGATTCTGGTGTTCCTGGGAATGACCATCTTCCTGATTCCCACCTTTGCGGGAATCTTCGAAGACCTGGGGGCTGAACTACCGCTGTTCACACAGCTGATGGTGGACCTGAGCAAACTGCTGCGCTCCTCAGCCGCAATTCTTTTCGCCGGTGCACTTCTGGTGGGCATCTGGCTGTTCAGCCGTTACTACAGCACCCACAAGGGCCGCCGAGTGGTTGATCGACTGATGCTGAAAGTTCCACTATTTGGCGACTTGATCATGAAAACCGCCACCGCCCAATTCTGCCGAATCTTCAGTTCGCTTACCCGCGCTGGCGTACCGATTCTGATGTCGCTGGAGATCTCCAGCGAAACAGCAGGCAATTCGATCATCTCCGACGCCATCCTTGAATCGCGCGCACTTGTTCAGGAGGGAGTACTGCTGAGCACAGCGCTCACTCGCCAGAAAGTGTTGCCGGATATGGCCCTGAGCATGCTCTCAATCGGCGAGGAAACCGGTGAGATGGATCAGATGCTGAGCAAAGTAGCCGACTTCTACGAAGACGAGGTTTCGGCATCCGTGAAGGCGCTCACCTCAATGCTTGAACCCGCGATGATCGTGGTGGTGGGCGGAATAGTGGGCTCAATTTTGCTGGCGATGTACCTGCCGATGTTCACCGTGTTTGATCAGATTCAATAA
- a CDS encoding NAD(P)/FAD-dependent oxidoreductase, with amino-acid sequence MLPCASSLLDLIVVGGGPAGTMAAITAAEQGLAQVLVLEGTPEPLQKVRISGGGRCNVTHACWDPRELASHYPRGSRPLRGPFSRFACGDAIAWFEERGLTLVEEPDGRLFPQENRSEAVIRCLQQAAAAAGVQWRLRAMVQQITPHPQGGFLIEGRGLEQPLRARSVMLATGGHPSGRKLATGLGHQVVPPVPSLFSLSLQARELTACSGIALDDVGLDLKLGDQRFRQTGRVLITHRGLSGPATLRLSAFAARALHQSHYKGDLKVDWSAGLGRSGVVQRLQQWRQEQARRTVSAAKPLDHLPRRLWQAFLALAGVEADRRWADLPMKAERQLVEILCAQRLAIQGRGPFGEEFVTAGGVDLGEVNLATMESRRCPGLYLAGELLDVDGVTGGFNFQACWSGGWLAGMAIAGVNQADC; translated from the coding sequence GTGTTGCCCTGCGCTTCCAGCCTTCTTGATCTGATCGTTGTTGGTGGTGGTCCTGCCGGAACCATGGCAGCGATCACCGCCGCTGAGCAGGGCCTGGCTCAGGTGTTGGTGCTGGAAGGCACTCCGGAGCCTCTGCAGAAGGTGCGCATCAGTGGCGGCGGCCGCTGCAACGTGACCCATGCTTGCTGGGATCCACGCGAGTTGGCCAGCCACTATCCGCGCGGCAGCAGGCCCTTGCGCGGTCCGTTCAGTCGCTTCGCCTGCGGTGATGCCATCGCCTGGTTTGAAGAACGTGGTCTCACGCTGGTGGAGGAGCCCGACGGACGCCTGTTCCCCCAGGAGAACCGATCCGAGGCGGTGATCCGCTGCCTGCAGCAGGCAGCAGCAGCAGCCGGCGTGCAATGGCGGCTGCGGGCCATGGTGCAGCAGATCACACCCCATCCTCAGGGTGGCTTTTTGATTGAGGGCCGCGGCCTGGAGCAGCCCTTGCGGGCCCGCAGCGTGATGCTGGCCACCGGTGGTCACCCCAGTGGTCGCAAACTGGCTACTGGGCTTGGCCATCAGGTGGTGCCACCGGTGCCGTCGCTGTTCAGCCTCTCGCTGCAGGCCCGGGAGCTCACAGCTTGCAGCGGCATCGCCCTTGATGATGTGGGCTTGGATCTGAAGCTGGGTGATCAGCGTTTTCGCCAGACCGGTCGGGTGCTGATCACCCACCGGGGTTTGAGCGGTCCTGCCACTCTGCGGCTTTCGGCGTTTGCAGCCCGAGCACTGCATCAGAGCCATTACAAGGGGGATCTGAAGGTGGATTGGAGTGCTGGGCTGGGCCGCTCCGGAGTAGTCCAGCGGTTGCAGCAGTGGCGCCAAGAGCAGGCCCGGCGAACCGTGTCAGCCGCCAAGCCTTTGGATCACCTGCCGCGTCGGTTGTGGCAGGCCTTTCTGGCTCTGGCTGGAGTGGAGGCTGACCGGCGCTGGGCGGATCTGCCGATGAAGGCCGAGCGACAGCTGGTGGAGATTCTCTGCGCTCAGCGGCTGGCCATCCAGGGACGTGGCCCTTTTGGAGAGGAGTTTGTAACGGCTGGCGGCGTGGATCTCGGTGAGGTGAACCTGGCCACAATGGAAAGCCGCCGCTGCCCTGGTTTGTATCTGGCCGGTGAATTGTTGGATGTGGATGGCGTGACCGGTGGCTTCAATTTCCAGGCCTGCTGGAGCGGCGGCTGGCTGGCTGGGATGGCGATTGCAGGTGTTAATCAAGCTGATTGCTAA
- the msrB gene encoding peptide-methionine (R)-S-oxide reductase MsrB gives MTAMTPTVEHWLLSRRSLMVATAAGLFGVFRAPDRVLAASKASDSAWDLTDAEWKKRLTPEAYSVLRKEGTERPFTSALNNEKRTGTYHCAGCDLPLFSSKAKFDSGTGWPSFFEPLPGAIATKVDFKLIVPRTEYHCSRCGGHQGHVFNDGPRPTGKRYCNNGVALRFQPS, from the coding sequence ATGACAGCGATGACTCCCACCGTTGAGCATTGGTTGCTGAGCAGACGGTCCCTGATGGTGGCGACGGCAGCGGGTTTGTTTGGGGTGTTCAGAGCTCCAGACCGGGTGTTGGCGGCCTCCAAGGCGTCTGATTCGGCCTGGGATCTGACGGATGCGGAATGGAAGAAGCGCCTCACACCAGAGGCCTATTCAGTGCTGCGCAAGGAGGGCACTGAACGTCCGTTCACGAGTGCGTTGAACAACGAGAAACGAACCGGCACGTATCACTGCGCCGGGTGCGATCTGCCTTTGTTCTCCTCAAAGGCCAAGTTTGACAGTGGCACCGGCTGGCCCAGTTTCTTTGAGCCTTTGCCGGGTGCGATCGCCACGAAAGTAGATTTCAAACTGATCGTTCCGCGTACGGAATACCACTGCAGCCGCTGCGGCGGACACCAGGGCCATGTGTTCAATGACGGCCCCCGGCCGACCGGCAAGCGCTATTGCAACAACGGTGTTGCCCTGCGCTTCCAGCCTTCTTGA
- the dusA gene encoding tRNA dihydrouridine(20/20a) synthase DusA: protein MDSLTDADREPPWRFSVAPMLDCTDRHFRQLMRLISRHSLLYSEMVVAQALHHSNRRERLLGFDPEEHPIVLQVGGDEPRLLAEATRMAADWGYDEINLNVGCPSPRVQAGNFGACLMAEPERVAQCVEAMVSASDRPITVKHRVGIDDLDSDDLLTAFVDRVADAGASRFSVHARKAWLEGLDPKQNRTIPPLQHDRVIALKKRRPQLTIELNGGLDTPEQCLDALQHCDGAMVGRAAYAHPLRWASVDELIYGDVCRTVRASDVLIGLIPHAERHLQRGGRLWDIGRHLVQLVEGVPGARHWRRDLGQNAQRAGADLTVLESSARQLIDAGL, encoded by the coding sequence ATGGATTCCCTCACTGATGCCGATCGGGAACCCCCCTGGCGTTTCAGCGTCGCCCCGATGCTGGACTGCACCGACCGGCATTTCCGCCAGTTGATGCGGTTGATCAGCCGCCATTCACTGCTGTACAGCGAAATGGTGGTGGCCCAGGCGCTGCACCACAGCAACCGCAGGGAACGACTGCTGGGTTTCGATCCAGAAGAACACCCGATCGTGCTGCAGGTGGGAGGTGACGAACCCCGGCTGCTTGCCGAAGCCACCCGAATGGCTGCGGACTGGGGCTACGACGAGATCAACCTGAATGTGGGCTGCCCCAGCCCGAGGGTGCAAGCCGGCAATTTCGGCGCTTGTCTGATGGCGGAACCAGAACGTGTAGCGCAGTGCGTGGAAGCCATGGTGTCGGCGAGCGATCGGCCCATCACGGTGAAGCACCGCGTGGGGATCGATGATCTCGACAGCGATGATCTGCTCACTGCTTTCGTGGACCGGGTGGCTGATGCCGGTGCCTCTCGCTTCAGTGTGCATGCGCGCAAAGCGTGGCTAGAGGGTCTTGACCCCAAACAGAACCGCACGATCCCCCCCCTGCAACACGACCGGGTGATTGCCCTGAAAAAGCGCAGACCGCAGCTCACGATCGAACTGAACGGAGGCCTCGACACCCCGGAACAGTGCCTTGATGCCTTGCAGCACTGTGACGGTGCCATGGTGGGCCGTGCGGCCTATGCCCACCCCCTGCGCTGGGCTTCAGTGGATGAGCTCATCTATGGAGATGTTTGTCGCACCGTACGGGCATCCGACGTACTGATCGGCCTAATCCCCCATGCCGAACGACACCTCCAGCGCGGAGGCCGTCTCTGGGACATCGGCCGTCATCTCGTGCAACTGGTGGAAGGGGTTCCTGGAGCCCGTCATTGGCGCCGTGACTTGGGCCAGAACGCTCAGCGTGCCGGCGCCGATCTCACAGTGCTGGAGTCATCAGCCCGGCAGCTGATCGATGCCGGGCTGTAA
- a CDS encoding RNA-binding protein translates to MSIFVGNLPFRAEQEDVIELFAAFGEVTNCALPLERDTGRKRGFAFVEMADDAAEAAAIEALQGAELMGRPLRINKAEPRGSAPRRGGGGGGYGGGGGGGYGGGGGGGYGGGGGGGYRGGGGGYNDGGGGYGGGGERRSGARGWEDRSYGGGSGAAGGGGYSDGGGGDDGRSRRRRGGAAPSEGGGDDYSGYGGAEG, encoded by the coding sequence GTGAGCATTTTTGTAGGCAATTTGCCCTTCCGCGCTGAGCAGGAAGACGTCATTGAATTATTCGCTGCTTTCGGAGAGGTCACGAACTGTGCCCTCCCCCTTGAGCGCGATACCGGTCGCAAACGCGGTTTTGCCTTCGTGGAAATGGCTGATGACGCGGCCGAAGCCGCTGCCATCGAAGCCCTCCAGGGTGCTGAGCTGATGGGGCGTCCTCTGCGAATCAACAAGGCGGAGCCTCGCGGGAGCGCACCTCGTCGTGGTGGTGGCGGTGGCGGCTACGGCGGCGGCGGTGGTGGTGGCTACGGCGGTGGCGGTGGTGGTGGCTACGGCGGTGGCGGTGGTGGTGGTTACCGCGGCGGCGGCGGTGGTTACAACGACGGCGGCGGCGGCTACGGCGGTGGCGGTGAGCGCCGCTCGGGTGCCCGCGGATGGGAAGATCGTAGTTATGGCGGCGGCAGTGGAGCTGCTGGTGGCGGTGGTTACAGCGATGGTGGCGGCGGAGATGACGGCCGCAGCCGTCGCCGGCGTGGGGGAGCTGCACCCAGTGAGGGCGGCGGAGATGACTACAGCGGTTACGGCGGCGCTGAAGGCTGA